The Bernardetia litoralis DSM 6794 genome includes a window with the following:
- a CDS encoding DUF3160 domain-containing protein, with amino-acid sequence MTKNINYSIFLFLLNFVLFVSCDTKQPIQEDNSSDSTSMVTTNLELESKPNEEQIFTSYDKDLLKQDFYDIDLSQDLSTKSLEELRLLRNALVAKQGYLFMNADLRGFFSAQGWYDSLMENRWEQENYDNNNEVKPIALNTEESAFADKIKALEEAKKKENYIEVNGKTVPNINNVINLWQYENVDEGFFRKVAQNGFAIVPNDNIQLFHVYEENDYHQTPNFVTSDMYLQLFHMYFMYVLRTLEEENFSPMLANLCEGLYNANYKLAQNETNPELKEAAEWNSTYFAIAIHLLNQKNKPVIAAHKEFYKQEIAKVMAASNENSEFLDYQTIQFPYSLFKPRGHYTRKKSLQNYFRAMIWIQTVPQCLDDDKHLHRMALNAHFLNTEKSSQGKSLIQLYKGILEPTTFLIGEPDNLSALNIVNLLGEIGIQSPQTLTQKAPLQALRAKLQTLAKTVNKIKPEIQRTCPDKINLMPQRYLVDNEILQRLVEIKDGEATNRPFPKGLDVFAAFGNKAAQKNLVEVYDEANNWKEYMPRLEGLQDKLKDYNEWDEAVYNKWIYTLLGSFEYDKRTPPHLKSDAWDLKTLNTSLASWAELKHDAILYAEQPMAAECGGGGLPEPYTVSYVEPNTVFWKRLLELVDLNTTLLQKHNLFKPFEEKTTQMREQIEFLNGISEKQLAGQKVTQEEYVELEYIGGAVEMFTLSIIDNQLSYLDSWENVTGTDKSIAVVADIYTNNVDKEKKGILHVGVGKVNDIFVIVEIDGYLYLTRGGTFGYHEFVKDLDTRLNDEEWQKILETEDKPSFPKFLEPILYQGKQKPKTNEKVMYSSGC; translated from the coding sequence ATGACAAAAAATATTAATTATTCAATTTTTCTTTTTCTATTAAATTTTGTTTTATTTGTTTCCTGTGATACAAAGCAACCTATTCAAGAAGATAATTCTTCTGATAGCACTTCTATGGTAACTACAAATTTGGAATTAGAAAGCAAGCCAAATGAAGAACAAATATTTACTTCTTATGATAAAGATTTATTAAAACAAGATTTTTATGATATTGACTTGAGTCAAGATTTGAGCACAAAATCTTTAGAAGAACTTCGTTTGCTCAGAAATGCACTTGTAGCCAAACAAGGTTATTTATTTATGAATGCTGATTTGCGTGGTTTTTTTAGCGCACAAGGCTGGTATGATTCACTTATGGAAAACCGTTGGGAACAAGAAAATTATGATAATAATAATGAAGTAAAACCAATAGCACTAAATACTGAAGAAAGTGCATTTGCTGATAAAATAAAGGCTTTAGAAGAAGCTAAAAAGAAAGAAAATTATATTGAAGTAAATGGAAAAACTGTTCCTAATATTAATAATGTTATCAATCTTTGGCAGTATGAAAATGTGGATGAAGGGTTTTTTAGAAAAGTAGCTCAAAATGGTTTTGCGATTGTTCCTAATGATAATATTCAACTTTTTCATGTTTATGAAGAAAATGATTATCACCAAACACCAAATTTTGTAACCAGCGATATGTATTTACAGCTTTTTCATATGTATTTTATGTACGTTTTGAGAACCTTGGAAGAAGAAAATTTCTCGCCTATGTTGGCTAATTTGTGTGAAGGATTGTATAATGCAAATTATAAACTAGCTCAAAATGAAACCAATCCAGAGCTTAAAGAAGCTGCTGAATGGAATTCTACTTATTTTGCAATAGCTATTCATTTATTAAATCAAAAAAATAAACCTGTCATAGCTGCTCACAAAGAATTTTACAAACAAGAAATTGCAAAGGTAATGGCTGCTAGTAATGAAAATTCAGAATTTTTGGATTATCAAACAATTCAATTTCCATATAGTCTTTTCAAACCTCGTGGACATTATACTCGCAAGAAATCACTACAAAATTATTTCCGTGCTATGATTTGGATTCAAACTGTTCCTCAATGTTTGGATGATGATAAGCATTTGCATAGAATGGCTTTAAATGCACATTTTTTGAATACTGAAAAATCTTCACAAGGAAAATCATTGATTCAACTTTATAAAGGAATCTTAGAACCAACTACTTTTTTGATTGGCGAACCTGATAATCTTTCGGCTCTTAATATTGTAAATTTGTTGGGAGAAATAGGAATTCAATCGCCTCAAACGCTTACGCAAAAAGCTCCTTTACAAGCTCTCAGAGCTAAGTTACAGACTTTAGCCAAAACAGTAAATAAAATCAAACCAGAAATACAAAGAACGTGTCCTGATAAAATTAATTTAATGCCTCAACGCTATTTAGTTGATAATGAAATCTTACAAAGATTGGTAGAGATAAAAGATGGAGAAGCTACAAATCGTCCTTTTCCAAAAGGTTTAGATGTTTTTGCAGCCTTTGGAAATAAAGCAGCTCAAAAAAATCTAGTAGAAGTTTATGATGAAGCTAATAATTGGAAAGAATATATGCCAAGATTGGAAGGTTTGCAAGACAAACTCAAAGATTATAATGAATGGGATGAAGCTGTTTATAATAAATGGATTTATACACTTTTGGGAAGTTTTGAGTACGACAAACGAACTCCACCACATCTTAAAAGTGATGCTTGGGATTTGAAAACACTCAATACAAGTCTTGCTTCGTGGGCAGAACTCAAGCACGATGCAATTCTGTATGCAGAACAACCTATGGCTGCTGAATGTGGAGGTGGTGGTCTTCCAGAGCCTTACACAGTAAGTTATGTAGAACCAAATACTGTTTTTTGGAAACGTCTTTTAGAGCTTGTTGATTTGAATACAACACTTTTACAAAAACATAATTTATTCAAACCTTTTGAAGAAAAAACAACTCAAATGCGTGAACAAATAGAGTTTTTGAATGGAATTTCTGAAAAACAATTGGCAGGACAAAAAGTAACACAAGAAGAATATGTAGAATTAGAATATATTGGTGGAGCTGTCGAAATGTTTACACTTTCTATCATCGATAATCAACTTTCATATTTGGATAGTTGGGAAAATGTAACTGGAACAGACAAATCTATTGCTGTTGTGGCTGATATTTATACCAATAATGTTGATAAAGAGAAAAAAGGAATTTTGCATGTAGGAGTAGGAAAGGTAAATGATATTTTTGTAATTGTTGAAATAGATGGTTATTTATATCTTACTCGTGGTGGTACTTTTGGGTATCATGAATTTGTAAAAGATTTGGATACACGATTAAATGATGAAGAATGGCAAAAGATTTTAGAAACAGAAGACAAGCCTAGTTTTCCAAAATTCTTAGAACCGATTTTATATCAAGGAAAACAAAAACCAAAAACCAACGAAAAAGTAATGTATAGTTCAGGTTGTTAA
- a CDS encoding ribose-phosphate diphosphokinase, protein MNEQIKEQILVFSTQKYAYFREAFVEKEKAIFEKGKLEHKVFPDGESYYRILSKLQSREAVLIGGTVSENDTMELYDLASGLVDEGVKKLTIIIPFYGYSTMERTVKSGEIVTAKTRARLLSAIPQSYSGNRIVMVDLHVSGLQYYFERGVHTVHLYAKPLILEAARKLGGKDFVLASADAGRAKWVESLAFDLGVDAAFVYKRRSSGSDTEITGINADVNGKKVVLYDDMIRTGGSLINAVKVYKEAGAKEIYVVATHGVFPNGSVERLENSKLIEKIIVTDTHSNAKEAAQKTDFIEISSISDLLIDAVTSF, encoded by the coding sequence ATGAACGAACAAATCAAGGAACAAATCCTAGTATTTTCCACCCAAAAATACGCTTACTTTAGAGAAGCATTTGTAGAAAAAGAAAAAGCTATTTTTGAAAAAGGAAAGTTAGAACATAAAGTTTTTCCTGACGGAGAATCCTATTACCGTATTTTATCAAAATTACAATCAAGAGAAGCTGTTTTGATTGGTGGAACGGTTTCAGAAAATGATACAATGGAACTTTACGACCTTGCAAGTGGACTTGTAGATGAAGGCGTAAAAAAACTAACTATTATCATTCCTTTTTATGGATATTCGACAATGGAACGCACCGTAAAATCAGGCGAAATTGTTACTGCCAAAACTCGTGCAAGATTACTTTCTGCTATTCCTCAATCTTATTCAGGAAATAGAATTGTTATGGTAGATTTGCATGTTTCTGGACTTCAATATTATTTTGAAAGAGGAGTTCATACAGTTCATCTGTATGCAAAACCTTTGATTTTGGAAGCTGCTAGAAAATTGGGAGGAAAGGATTTTGTTTTGGCTTCTGCTGATGCAGGTCGTGCTAAATGGGTAGAATCTCTTGCTTTTGATTTGGGAGTTGATGCAGCTTTTGTTTATAAACGTCGTTCTTCTGGAAGTGATACCGAAATTACAGGAATTAATGCTGATGTAAATGGCAAAAAAGTAGTTTTGTATGATGACATGATTCGAACAGGTGGCTCACTTATCAATGCTGTAAAAGTTTATAAAGAAGCTGGTGCAAAAGAAATTTATGTAGTGGCTACACACGGAGTTTTCCCAAATGGAAGTGTTGAAAGATTAGAAAATTCTAAATTAATAGAAAAAATAATTGTTACAGATACACACTCCAACGCAAAAGAAGCAGCCCAAAAAACAGATTTTATAGAAATATCTTCTATTTCAGATTTATTGATTGATGCTGTAACTTCTTTTTAA
- a CDS encoding ABC transporter permease/M1 family aminopeptidase yields MLLEIIRFELKYRLKRPATYLYFGILFLLTLVAMTSDFVQIGGAAGQVKINAPVTLANTILIITAFFSMIVSAIMGVGVLRDFEHKTHSMLFTTPITKRDYLFGRFIGSFIILIFVFSGAFFGMTLGYLKSFSEPDRFLAFNLWHYLQPFLLFGVTNLFISGTIMFAGGALSRKMLVVYTQGILLLVLYIVALQLSSSLEYKDIVAWLDPFGISAFRRQTEYWSIAEQNSQTAQLTGFVLYNRLLWLGIAIVSLFVLYKGFAFRVVRQSLFKPKAEIKTVATPIAITNLPKVKLNFGFGATIQHLFKLTTFYFKNLFKEVPFLAIVIAGMLMTFSASLEMNRLYGAYSFPTTYSVIELIQDNFTLFFLIIAVFYTGELVWKEREAKMDLIIDALPTQTWIGIISKFFALILSYSVLIVMLIFTGVLIQTFKGYYNYELGLYFKTMFSDTLSMLVIYTLLGLFIQVMVNNKFIGFATMIIIFIVDGLLQYMDVEHPLFHFGSGMNLGTYSDMNSFGHFVTPFSWMSAYWIMFSVALLFMAVYFSVRGTETNLKTRFTIGKYRINKTWIAGFMVSLVAVVFLGSFAFYNTNLLNEYKNSKQQEEVSVNYEKELKKYKDVELPKITAANLKVDIYPEDRDVTVEGYFTLKNKTNKPISDIHIQKGDRGNIKTEYLKFSKEVGLKENFKEFDYEIYTLAKPLQPNETVNLNFKMVLETEGFVTRGSNTNVVQNGTFFNNGFFPSLGYNESYEMGNEDKRKEYDLPEKERMPAREEEKFHSHNLFGNDADMIDFEIILSTSPDQIAISPGYLQKEWIENDRRYFHYKMDAPMANFYAMQSGIYEVMRDKWISKADTSGNKKEVALEIYYHEKHTANLDRMMNGMKDALGYFSENFGDYQHRQLRIIEFPRYNSFAQSFANTIPYSEEIGFMLDMESDDIDMNYYVTAHETAHQWWGHQVTEAPVQGSTMLSETLSQYSALMVMKHKYPKEMVQKFLIYELNSYLRGRNREKRKELPLDLVEGQQYIHYRKGSLVMYALQDYIGEEKINLALKNYLNKWKFSEGNYPTTTDLTNEIKAVTPDSLQYLITDLVESITFYENKTEKATYKDLGNDMYEVTLEFSSEKTKADSLGIETKMPLTEWIDIGVYGEEPTEKNAEGYKFAPLLYLEKHQITKENSTIKVKVKGKPVKAGIDPLNKLIDKHPDDNVQNVEKE; encoded by the coding sequence ATGTTATTAGAAATTATCCGTTTCGAACTCAAATATAGGCTCAAACGCCCTGCCACTTATCTGTATTTTGGTATTCTTTTCTTACTCACACTTGTAGCCATGACAAGTGATTTTGTACAAATTGGAGGCGCAGCAGGACAAGTCAAAATTAATGCTCCTGTAACTCTTGCCAATACAATTCTTATTATTACAGCCTTTTTTAGTATGATAGTTTCGGCTATTATGGGCGTAGGCGTGTTGCGTGATTTCGAACACAAAACGCATTCTATGTTGTTTACTACACCTATTACAAAACGAGATTATTTATTTGGACGTTTTATAGGTTCTTTTATTATTTTGATTTTTGTTTTTAGTGGTGCTTTTTTTGGAATGACATTGGGTTATCTCAAATCTTTTTCAGAACCTGACCGTTTTTTAGCCTTTAATCTTTGGCATTATTTACAACCCTTTTTACTTTTTGGTGTAACAAATCTTTTCATTAGTGGAACAATTATGTTTGCTGGTGGAGCTTTAAGTCGTAAAATGTTGGTTGTCTATACACAAGGAATTTTACTTTTAGTTCTTTATATTGTTGCTCTTCAACTTTCTAGTTCTTTAGAATACAAAGATATTGTTGCTTGGTTAGACCCATTTGGAATTTCTGCTTTTAGAAGACAAACAGAATATTGGTCTATTGCAGAACAAAATTCTCAAACAGCTCAACTTACAGGTTTTGTTTTGTACAATCGTTTATTGTGGCTCGGAATTGCTATTGTTTCCTTATTTGTTTTATATAAAGGTTTTGCTTTTCGTGTGGTTCGTCAGAGTTTATTTAAGCCTAAAGCAGAAATAAAAACAGTTGCTACTCCGATTGCAATTACTAATTTACCAAAAGTAAAACTCAATTTTGGTTTTGGTGCTACAATTCAACATCTTTTTAAATTAACTACTTTTTATTTTAAAAATCTTTTTAAAGAAGTGCCTTTTCTTGCCATTGTAATTGCTGGAATGCTCATGACTTTCTCAGCTTCTTTAGAAATGAACCGTTTGTATGGAGCATATTCTTTTCCAACAACTTATTCTGTCATTGAGCTTATTCAAGATAATTTTACTTTATTTTTCTTAATTATTGCTGTTTTTTATACTGGAGAGTTAGTTTGGAAAGAACGAGAAGCCAAAATGGATTTGATTATTGATGCGCTACCTACTCAAACTTGGATTGGAATTATTAGTAAATTCTTTGCGCTTATTTTGTCGTACTCTGTTTTGATTGTAATGCTAATTTTTACAGGTGTTTTGATACAAACTTTCAAAGGATATTATAATTACGAACTTGGTTTGTACTTCAAAACAATGTTTTCAGACACGCTCTCAATGCTTGTTATTTATACTCTATTAGGGTTGTTTATACAGGTGATGGTCAATAATAAATTTATTGGTTTTGCAACAATGATTATCATTTTTATTGTTGATGGACTTTTACAATATATGGATGTTGAACACCCTCTTTTTCATTTTGGAAGTGGAATGAACTTAGGGACATACTCAGACATGAATAGTTTTGGGCATTTTGTTACGCCATTTTCTTGGATGAGTGCCTATTGGATTATGTTTTCGGTGGCTTTGCTTTTTATGGCTGTTTATTTTTCGGTCAGAGGAACAGAAACAAACCTAAAAACTCGTTTTACGATTGGAAAATATAGAATCAATAAAACGTGGATTGCTGGATTTATGGTAAGTCTTGTTGCTGTTGTATTTTTGGGTTCGTTTGCTTTTTATAATACAAATTTGTTGAATGAATATAAAAACTCAAAGCAACAAGAAGAAGTAAGTGTAAATTATGAAAAAGAACTAAAAAAATACAAAGATGTAGAGTTACCAAAAATTACGGCTGCAAATTTAAAGGTTGATATTTATCCAGAAGATAGAGATGTAACTGTAGAAGGTTATTTTACATTAAAAAATAAAACGAACAAACCTATTTCAGATATTCATATTCAGAAAGGAGATAGAGGAAATATCAAAACTGAATATCTAAAGTTTTCAAAAGAGGTTGGTTTAAAAGAAAATTTCAAAGAATTTGATTATGAAATTTATACACTTGCAAAACCATTACAACCCAACGAAACTGTAAACCTTAATTTTAAAATGGTTTTGGAAACAGAAGGATTTGTAACACGTGGAAGTAATACCAATGTAGTACAAAATGGTACTTTCTTTAATAATGGCTTTTTTCCTTCTTTGGGATATAATGAAAGCTATGAAATGGGAAATGAAGACAAGCGAAAAGAATACGATTTGCCAGAAAAAGAACGTATGCCAGCTCGTGAGGAAGAAAAATTCCATTCACATAATCTTTTTGGAAATGATGCTGATATGATTGACTTTGAAATTATTTTGAGTACATCACCTGACCAAATTGCTATTTCACCAGGGTACTTACAAAAAGAGTGGATAGAAAATGACAGGCGTTATTTTCATTACAAAATGGATGCTCCGATGGCTAATTTTTATGCTATGCAATCGGGAATTTATGAGGTAATGAGAGATAAATGGATTTCAAAAGCTGACACAAGTGGCAACAAAAAAGAAGTTGCTCTTGAAATTTATTATCACGAAAAGCATACTGCCAATTTGGACAGAATGATGAATGGGATGAAAGATGCTTTAGGTTATTTTTCTGAAAATTTTGGAGACTATCAACATCGCCAGTTGCGTATTATTGAGTTTCCTCGTTATAATTCTTTTGCTCAATCTTTTGCCAATACGATTCCTTATTCAGAGGAAATTGGTTTTATGTTGGATATGGAAAGTGATGATATTGATATGAATTATTACGTTACGGCACACGAAACGGCACATCAATGGTGGGGGCATCAAGTTACAGAAGCTCCTGTTCAAGGTTCTACGATGCTTTCAGAAACGCTTTCACAGTATTCAGCTTTAATGGTAATGAAGCATAAATATCCAAAAGAAATGGTTCAAAAATTCTTGATTTATGAATTGAATAGCTATTTAAGAGGTAGAAATAGAGAAAAGCGAAAAGAACTTCCTTTGGATTTAGTCGAAGGACAGCAATATATTCATTATCGAAAAGGTTCTTTGGTTATGTATGCTTTACAAGATTATATTGGAGAAGAAAAAATTAATTTGGCTTTGAAAAACTACCTCAATAAATGGAAATTCAGTGAAGGTAATTATCCAACTACAACAGATTTAACAAATGAAATAAAAGCAGTTACGCCTGATTCTTTGCAATATTTGATTACTGATTTGGTAGAAAGTATTACTTTTTATGAAAACAAAACTGAAAAGGCAACTTATAAAGACTTGGGAAATGATATGTATGAGGTTACATTAGAATTTTCTAGTGAAAAAACAAAAGCTGATTCTTTAGGAATAGAAACTAAAATGCCTTTGACTGAATGGATTGATATTGGAGTTTATGGCGAAGAACCTACTGAAAAAAATGCAGAAGGTTACAAATTTGCGCCTCTTTTATATCTTGAAAAACATCAGATTACTAAAGAAAATTCTACAATAAAAGTGAAAGTAAAAGGTAAACCTGTAAAAGCAGGAATTGACCCACTCAACAAACTTATCGACAAACATCCCGATGATAATGTGCAAAATGTAGAGAAAGAGTAA
- a CDS encoding ABC transporter ATP-binding protein, with amino-acid sequence MQLVIKNLNKTYANGVQALTNVSLTINKGMFGLLGPNGAGKSSLMRTISTLQEADSGSITFQSSEGEINVLEQKDKVRSILGYLPQEFGVYPKVSAEVLLDHLAVLKGITNKAERKEIVTALLNKTNLYDKRKKNLGGFSGGMKQRFGIAQALLANPELIIVDEPTAGLDPAERNRFHNLLSELGENTIVILSTHIVDDVKELCTDMAIINKGEVLLQVHPLKAIESLENKVWRKRIERSEVESYNKRMNVISDRMSAGKPVIHVFSEAQPEEGFEIVEADLEDVYFNTVTSHQLPFTNK; translated from the coding sequence ATGCAATTAGTCATCAAAAATCTTAATAAAACTTACGCTAATGGCGTACAAGCACTCACAAATGTTTCACTTACCATAAACAAAGGAATGTTTGGTCTTTTAGGTCCTAATGGAGCAGGAAAATCTTCACTTATGCGAACTATTTCCACTTTACAAGAAGCTGACAGTGGAAGTATTACATTTCAATCTTCTGAAGGAGAAATTAATGTTTTAGAACAAAAAGATAAAGTCCGTTCTATTTTAGGTTATTTACCTCAAGAATTTGGAGTTTATCCAAAAGTAAGTGCAGAGGTTTTGTTAGACCATTTGGCTGTTTTGAAAGGAATTACAAACAAAGCAGAACGCAAAGAAATAGTTACTGCACTTCTCAATAAGACAAATTTATACGACAAAAGAAAAAAGAACTTAGGTGGTTTTAGTGGAGGAATGAAACAACGTTTCGGAATTGCACAAGCACTTTTAGCAAATCCAGAACTAATAATTGTTGATGAACCAACAGCAGGATTAGACCCAGCAGAACGAAATCGTTTTCATAATCTTTTGAGTGAATTAGGCGAAAACACCATCGTAATTCTTTCAACACATATTGTTGATGATGTAAAAGAATTATGTACAGATATGGCAATTATCAATAAAGGAGAAGTTTTATTACAAGTTCATCCATTAAAAGCGATTGAGTCTTTAGAAAATAAAGTATGGAGAAAACGAATAGAAAGAAGTGAAGTAGAAAGTTATAATAAAAGAATGAACGTAATTTCGGATAGAATGAGTGCAGGAAAACCAGTCATTCATGTTTTTTCAGAAGCACAACCCGAAGAAGGTTTCGAAATTGTAGAGGCTGATTTAGAAGATGTATATTTTAATACAGTTACATCACATCAGTTACCATTTACTAATAAATAA
- a CDS encoding C40 family peptidase, which translates to MKTFKIPFLLVASIFFLSSCGNFKIVTINDLNKSENSALKSKVNASEKDAKITSKTEKFAESQIKAEKVVDAARNQLGTPHLLKNPKKKVATDCSGMTCKSYSSVGVTLPRTTTGQAETGKFVPKKSLQKGDLVFFTSKKNKGKISHVGLISRVEENGKIYFIHTSTSRGVVEDDFYMKHWQDNFVTARRVL; encoded by the coding sequence ATGAAAACTTTCAAAATTCCTTTTTTACTTGTAGCTTCTATTTTCTTTCTTTCTAGTTGTGGAAACTTCAAAATTGTTACGATTAATGATTTAAATAAAAGTGAAAACAGTGCTTTGAAATCCAAAGTTAATGCATCAGAAAAAGATGCAAAAATAACTTCAAAGACTGAAAAGTTTGCAGAATCTCAAATAAAAGCTGAAAAAGTTGTTGATGCAGCTCGTAATCAGCTTGGAACTCCACATTTACTCAAAAATCCAAAAAAGAAAGTTGCTACTGATTGCTCTGGAATGACTTGTAAATCTTATTCTTCTGTTGGTGTTACTTTACCTCGTACTACTACTGGACAAGCCGAAACAGGAAAATTTGTACCTAAAAAATCTCTTCAAAAGGGTGATTTAGTATTTTTCACTTCCAAAAAAAACAAAGGAAAAATTTCTCATGTAGGGCTTATAAGTCGTGTAGAAGAGAATGGGAAAATTTATTTTATACACACATCAACATCTAGGGGTGTTGTGGAGGATGATTTTTATATGAAACATTGGCAAGATAATTTTGTAACTGCTCGTAGAGTTTTATAA
- a CDS encoding DDE-type integrase/transposase/recombinase: MPQIYHSNAQTNRNIRIQIQNSTQTNATLAKQFGTSSATISKWKNRDFSEDKSSAPKTIVYALSEVEKELIKKMRTSTWMSLEEVTECIQQVNSTISRSSVYRCFVKEKINTIPTEKKQEAKKFKAYQPGYLHIDVTYLPKLEGKAAYLFVAIDRATRLLFYKIYDQKTAENTELFMDECIEFFPFQISHILTDNGLEFTNRLIRSKKGNLCQKPSKMDEKCKENDIEHRLTKPNTPQTNGMVERVNGTIKQQTILKDKYKSREEMEIQMNQFLVYYNLYRRHGSLRKELNVKTPIQAIYKWFEIEPTIFKQTPKQFETKLINLQQKYNQNS; this comes from the coding sequence ATGCCACAAATTTATCACTCCAATGCTCAAACGAATAGAAATATTCGTATTCAAATTCAAAATTCTACTCAAACAAATGCTACTTTAGCAAAACAGTTTGGAACTTCATCAGCTACTATCTCTAAATGGAAAAACAGAGATTTTAGTGAAGATAAATCTTCAGCTCCTAAAACGATTGTTTACGCTTTGAGTGAAGTAGAAAAAGAGCTTATCAAAAAGATGAGAACTTCTACTTGGATGTCTCTAGAAGAGGTAACTGAGTGCATACAACAAGTCAATTCTACCATTTCTAGAAGCTCAGTTTATCGTTGTTTTGTCAAAGAAAAGATCAATACTATACCTACTGAAAAAAAACAGGAAGCTAAAAAATTTAAAGCCTATCAACCTGGTTATTTGCATATTGATGTTACTTATTTACCCAAATTAGAGGGAAAAGCAGCTTATTTATTTGTTGCTATTGATAGAGCTACACGACTTTTATTTTATAAGATATACGACCAAAAAACAGCCGAAAATACAGAACTATTTATGGACGAATGTATAGAATTTTTTCCTTTTCAAATCAGTCATATATTAACTGATAATGGACTTGAATTTACCAATCGTCTTATTCGTTCAAAAAAAGGAAATCTTTGTCAAAAACCTTCTAAAATGGACGAAAAATGCAAAGAAAATGATATAGAACACCGTTTGACTAAACCAAATACGCCACAAACCAATGGAATGGTTGAGCGAGTAAATGGAACTATAAAACAGCAAACAATTCTAAAAGATAAATACAAAAGTAGAGAAGAAATGGAAATTCAAATGAATCAATTTCTAGTCTATTATAATTTATACAGAAGACATGGATCACTAAGAAAAGAGTTAAATGTAAAAACACCTATACAAGCAATTTATAAATGGTTTGAAATAGAACCAACTATTTTTAAGCAAACACCAAAACAATTTGAAACAAAATTAATAAATTTACAACAAAAATATAATCAAAATTCATAA
- a CDS encoding OprD family outer membrane porin, producing MRFIFYTFILYTFLSLSAYGQAEHTSKKEPDPHFSFKELSPIIHHFEDSLEEKTLADALRKGFFSAKLRNFMMFTDNQKGLNDYYANGFGMGLHYKSKNWHGLHMGVGGFFKFNLFSNHLGDSRYELDLFDIENPENHHDLDRLEELYLAYETKHFAAKVGRFSIQTPYINPQDGRMRPTVQEGVHLQWNPIKKLQFEGAWIWTVSPRSTIDFSSVGHSLGIYSQGIRTDGSEADYFEHQHTKGIFSSDILLDLKKIKFNLHNQYVENIFNTSMFSMEYIDLDSIVFSPLFGVQYHYLSSFIRLFMNFDYIFVVNLLILFQIVLVFA from the coding sequence ATGAGATTTATTTTTTACACATTTATTTTATATACCTTTTTGTCTTTATCAGCTTATGGACAGGCTGAACATACTTCAAAAAAAGAACCTGATCCTCATTTTTCTTTTAAAGAATTATCACCAATTATTCATCATTTTGAAGATTCTTTAGAAGAAAAAACATTAGCTGATGCACTTCGTAAAGGATTTTTTAGTGCTAAACTTCGCAATTTTATGATGTTTACAGATAATCAAAAAGGATTAAATGATTATTATGCAAATGGTTTTGGAATGGGATTGCATTATAAAAGTAAAAATTGGCACGGCTTACACATGGGAGTAGGAGGTTTTTTTAAATTCAATTTATTTTCAAATCATTTAGGAGATAGCAGATACGAACTTGATTTATTTGATATTGAAAATCCAGAAAATCATCACGACTTAGACAGATTAGAAGAATTATATTTAGCCTATGAAACCAAACATTTTGCTGCAAAAGTTGGACGTTTTAGCATTCAGACTCCTTATATAAATCCTCAAGATGGACGTATGCGTCCAACCGTACAAGAGGGAGTACATTTACAATGGAATCCAATAAAAAAATTACAATTTGAAGGAGCTTGGATTTGGACTGTTTCTCCTCGTAGTACGATTGATTTTTCTTCTGTTGGGCATTCGTTGGGAATTTATTCGCAAGGGATTCGTACAGATGGTTCTGAAGCTGATTATTTTGAACATCAACATACAAAAGGAATTTTTTCTTCTGATATTTTATTAGACTTAAAAAAAATCAAGTTTAATTTACACAATCAATATGTTGAAAATATTTTTAATACTTCAATGTTTAGTATGGAATATATTGATTTGGATAGTATTGTTTTTTCGCCTTTATTTGGTGTACAATATCATTATCTGTCAAGTTTCATAAGGTTGTTTATGAATTTTGATTATATTTTTGTTGTAAATTTATTAATTTTGTTTCAAATTGTTTTGGTGTTTGCTTAA